One Paenibacillus riograndensis SBR5 DNA segment encodes these proteins:
- a CDS encoding gluconeogenesis factor YvcK family protein, which yields MGGGTGLSVMLRGLKEKPLDITAIVTVADDGGSSGILRSELQMPPPGDIRNVLTAMADVEPLMAQIMRYRFSSGEGLAGHSLGNLILAALTDISGDFVTAVRELSRLFAVRGRVLPAAGEAVVLHAEMADGSIITGESKIPEAGGVIKRVFLEPEDVEPLPEALEAIRNADAILCGPGSLYTSILPNLLVPKLAEAIVASDAIKIFVCNVMTQPGETDNYTVSDHLQAVYDHVGLHLFDYVIVNDGEIPEQVQVKYAEKGARPVQLDREIVDGNGYKVIADKLVLFKTYLRHDTDKLSHHIYQLVQDWTSR from the coding sequence ATGGGTGGGGGTACGGGGTTGTCTGTTATGCTTCGCGGTTTGAAGGAAAAGCCGCTTGATATTACAGCGATAGTGACTGTGGCGGATGACGGGGGAAGTTCCGGCATACTGCGCAGTGAACTGCAAATGCCGCCCCCCGGCGATATCCGCAATGTACTGACAGCAATGGCTGATGTAGAACCGCTCATGGCCCAGATCATGAGATACCGCTTCAGCAGTGGTGAAGGGTTAGCCGGGCACAGCCTGGGGAATCTGATTCTGGCGGCGCTTACGGATATTTCCGGCGATTTTGTTACTGCAGTCCGGGAGCTTAGCCGGTTATTCGCCGTGCGCGGCCGGGTGCTGCCTGCTGCCGGTGAAGCCGTAGTGCTGCATGCCGAGATGGCTGACGGCTCCATTATCACCGGCGAGTCCAAAATTCCGGAAGCCGGCGGTGTCATCAAACGGGTCTTCCTGGAGCCGGAGGATGTTGAGCCGCTGCCGGAGGCCCTGGAGGCGATCCGCAATGCCGACGCCATCCTGTGCGGTCCGGGCAGCCTGTATACGAGCATCCTGCCCAATCTGCTTGTACCTAAGCTGGCGGAGGCCATTGTAGCCTCGGATGCGATCAAAATTTTTGTCTGCAACGTGATGACCCAGCCCGGCGAAACGGACAACTATACCGTCAGCGACCATCTTCAGGCTGTTTATGATCATGTTGGATTGCATTTATTCGATTATGTGATCGTGAACGACGGGGAAATTCCCGAGCAGGTGCAGGTCAAGTATGCGGAAAAGGGTGCCCGTCCGGTACAGCTTGACCGTGAGATCGTGGATGGCAACGGGTATAAGGTTATTGCTGACAAGCTGGTATTATTCAAGACCTATCTGAGGCATGATACAGATAAGCTCAGTCATCATATTTACCAGCTTGTGCAGGACTGGACTTCCAGATAA
- the rapZ gene encoding RNase adapter RapZ has protein sequence MTELEQSPPGGATLIIITGMSGAGKTIAVQSLEDLGFFCVDNLPPVLIPKFAELIEQSKGKIAKVALVIDLRGREFFTALSESLSYIKDESTIGFEILFLDATDSVLVQRYKESRRHHPLAPKGMPLDGIRLERQMLEELKNSATLCLDTSSMKPVQLKERIVSRFSHLGKSTLSVNITSFGFKYGIPIDADLVFDVRFLPNPHYVDQLRPKTGQDSEVYDYVMKWPETQVFLTKLLDMLHFLIPQYRKEGKSQIIIGIGCTGGKHRSVAISEYLGKMLGVSETEAVAVSHRDSERDRH, from the coding sequence ATGACCGAATTGGAACAATCACCGCCCGGTGGAGCCACCCTGATTATTATTACGGGCATGTCAGGTGCAGGCAAGACAATTGCTGTGCAGAGCCTGGAGGATCTCGGATTCTTCTGTGTGGATAATTTGCCGCCGGTGCTGATTCCCAAGTTCGCCGAGCTGATAGAGCAGTCGAAAGGGAAAATTGCCAAGGTGGCGCTTGTTATCGATTTGCGCGGCAGAGAGTTTTTCACAGCTTTGTCGGAATCGCTATCCTATATCAAGGATGAGTCTACGATCGGCTTCGAAATTCTGTTCCTGGATGCAACGGATTCCGTACTGGTACAGCGCTACAAGGAGAGCCGGCGGCATCATCCGCTGGCACCCAAAGGCATGCCGCTTGACGGCATCCGTCTGGAACGCCAAATGCTGGAGGAGCTGAAGAATTCAGCTACCCTGTGTTTGGATACCAGCAGCATGAAGCCGGTTCAGCTGAAGGAAAGGATCGTCTCACGTTTTTCCCATTTGGGCAAAAGCACCCTTTCTGTCAACATTACCTCGTTTGGCTTCAAATACGGGATTCCGATCGACGCAGACCTCGTGTTTGATGTTCGCTTTTTGCCTAATCCGCATTATGTGGATCAGCTGCGGCCTAAGACGGGCCAGGACAGCGAGGTATACGATTATGTAATGAAATGGCCGGAAACACAGGTATTTCTGACCAAACTGCTGGATATGCTTCACTTCCTGATTCCGCAATACCGGAAAGAAGGCAAGTCCCAGATTATTATCGGCATTGGCTGCACAGGCGGCAAACACCGCTCTGTGGCGATATCAGAATATCTGGGCAAGATGCTGGGGGTTAGCGAGACGGAAGCGGTAGCGGTCAGCCACCGGGATTCCGAGCGTGATCGGCATTAA
- a CDS encoding GDSL-type esterase/lipase family protein, translated as MSYQYTAIGDSLTTGFGALPGNGFVPVYRRMAEGRLREPVGAVNLGINGLTTAALEQRLGSDPIFRQSIRNAEIITLSIGGNDLIKAAKAVSFRPGDLSPALARALRECKRNFGGIMGSLRQLKYGSRQPYIIRIVGLYNPYPQLTEATDWVRQFNAFAAGYSSGVCGFASIYHEFAGNERSLLSLDHVHPNGRGYRVIAGKLDSLGYWRLG; from the coding sequence ATGAGCTATCAGTACACGGCCATTGGCGATTCTTTAACGACCGGATTCGGGGCGCTGCCTGGCAACGGATTTGTGCCGGTGTACCGCAGAATGGCTGAGGGACGGTTGCGTGAGCCCGTAGGCGCTGTGAATCTTGGCATCAATGGATTAACTACGGCTGCGCTGGAGCAGCGTCTGGGCAGTGACCCCATATTCCGCCAGTCCATCCGGAATGCAGAGATCATTACTTTGTCGATTGGCGGGAACGATCTGATCAAGGCAGCCAAAGCTGTGTCATTTCGTCCGGGTGATCTGTCTCCTGCGCTGGCAAGGGCGCTCCGCGAATGCAAAAGAAATTTCGGTGGGATTATGGGTTCGCTCCGGCAATTGAAGTACGGCAGCCGGCAGCCCTATATCATCCGTATAGTAGGGCTTTATAATCCCTATCCTCAGCTAACGGAAGCGACAGACTGGGTGCGTCAGTTTAACGCCTTTGCTGCGGGCTACAGCAGCGGTGTATGCGGGTTTGCCTCCATCTACCATGAGTTTGCCGGCAATGAGCGCAGCCTGCTGTCCCTGGATCATGTGCATCCCAATGGGCGAGGTTACCGTGTAATCGCCGGTAAGCTGGATTCTCTGGGTTACTGGCGGCTGGGATGA
- a CDS encoding PdaC/SigV domain-containing protein, which produces MKNMKKQARKWGAGIVAAGVLLGGGLLPAEAGQAAAATVQSKANQSLVVLKVNGTITPQTGMVREGKVWVPLTFLRDSLGMPLTYDKAEKAYTIGKGTAKVKLTVNEYGSSISVNNFYLNEYEGKNINNRLFVPFNLISDFLGYKGDWNAASGRLNVVSKPQNAITIKTESIAKDHKDAPVKLDYPQVSGLANAAAQKTINDTIKQTFTKFAAEAEKEIANKPSDDRPYEYDGGYVITYNQDGILSIITQQYEYNGGAHGMTYRNAFTFSLKDGKRLLIGDVLKANPNYKKELNAKLSRLIKADGGYLGGFNGLNTEKNFYVKDGKMVVFFQLYEYTAYAAGFPQFEFTFKELLPDGSSPFAGLKSNNLR; this is translated from the coding sequence ATGAAGAATATGAAGAAGCAGGCCCGTAAATGGGGCGCAGGCATTGTGGCAGCAGGAGTTTTGCTCGGTGGAGGGCTGTTGCCCGCAGAGGCCGGTCAGGCTGCAGCAGCGACGGTACAATCCAAGGCCAATCAATCCCTGGTTGTGCTGAAGGTGAACGGGACGATTACCCCGCAGACCGGTATGGTCCGTGAGGGTAAAGTCTGGGTTCCGCTCACGTTTCTGCGGGATTCCCTGGGCATGCCTTTAACCTATGATAAAGCGGAAAAAGCCTATACGATCGGCAAAGGAACAGCTAAGGTTAAGCTGACAGTTAACGAATACGGGAGCTCCATCTCGGTCAACAACTTTTATCTGAATGAATATGAGGGCAAAAACATCAATAACCGTTTGTTCGTTCCATTTAATCTGATCAGCGATTTTCTGGGATACAAAGGGGATTGGAATGCGGCTTCGGGCCGGCTGAATGTGGTCAGCAAACCGCAAAATGCGATCACCATCAAGACGGAGAGCATCGCCAAGGACCATAAAGACGCACCGGTCAAGCTGGACTACCCGCAAGTGTCTGGACTGGCGAATGCCGCGGCGCAGAAAACAATCAATGACACGATCAAGCAGACCTTTACCAAGTTTGCAGCCGAAGCGGAAAAAGAAATTGCGAACAAACCTTCAGATGACCGGCCCTATGAATATGACGGCGGATACGTGATCACTTACAATCAGGACGGCATCCTAAGTATTATTACGCAGCAGTACGAGTACAACGGAGGGGCTCATGGTATGACCTACCGCAATGCGTTTACCTTCTCTCTGAAGGACGGCAAACGTCTGCTGATCGGGGATGTGCTGAAGGCCAACCCTAACTATAAAAAAGAGCTAAATGCCAAGCTGTCCAGGCTGATTAAGGCGGACGGCGGCTACCTGGGCGGTTTCAACGGCCTTAACACGGAGAAGAACTTTTATGTGAAAGACGGGAAAATGGTCGTCTTCTTCCAGCTCTATGAATACACTGCATATGCGGCCGGATTCCCTCAGTTTGAGTTCACCTTTAAGGAATTGCTGCCGGACGGCAGCAGCCCGTTCGCTGGACTGAAATCGAACAATTTGCGATAA
- the clpP gene encoding ATP-dependent Clp endopeptidase proteolytic subunit ClpP has product MSYIPMVVEQSNRGERAYDIYSRLLKDRIIFLGTEVNDVVANSIIAQMLFLAAEDPDKDIHLYVNSPGGSITAGMAIFDTMQYIKPDVSTICVGMAASMGAFLLNAGAKGKRFALPNSEIMIHQPLGGAQGQATDIEIRARRILKLRDKLNHILAERTGQPLERIEKDTDRDYFMSAVDAAEYGIVDKVIEKTLPSGV; this is encoded by the coding sequence GTGAGTTATATTCCTATGGTAGTAGAACAGAGCAACCGCGGCGAGCGCGCTTATGACATCTATTCCCGCCTGCTGAAGGACCGCATCATTTTCCTCGGAACGGAGGTTAATGACGTGGTAGCCAATTCCATCATTGCACAAATGCTCTTCCTGGCTGCCGAGGATCCGGATAAGGACATTCACCTGTATGTGAACAGCCCTGGCGGTTCTATTACAGCCGGAATGGCTATATTTGATACAATGCAGTACATCAAACCGGATGTTTCCACGATTTGTGTGGGCATGGCCGCTTCCATGGGAGCCTTCCTGCTGAATGCCGGTGCCAAGGGCAAACGCTTCGCGCTGCCAAACAGTGAAATTATGATTCACCAGCCGCTGGGCGGTGCTCAAGGACAGGCTACGGACATCGAAATCCGTGCCCGCCGTATCCTTAAGCTTCGCGACAAGCTGAACCATATCCTGGCAGAGCGTACCGGCCAGCCGCTGGAACGCATCGAGAAGGATACAGACCGCGACTACTTTATGAGTGCTGTGGATGCAGCGGAATATGGTATTGTCGATAAGGTTATCGAAAAGACGCTTCCTTCAGGCGTCTAA
- a CDS encoding SIMPL domain-containing protein, which produces MKAWSKKLGAVMLAGSLMIGGMALGGVIQGPEKAYAAEDVQRNVVSVIGKGELSLKPDVVYLSIGVNATAASAEEAQKIIGGKISKISTLLKTTWGIADKDIQSTQFIVQPNYTYSEKEGQQIKGYIAQHSLKVTYRDLNKVGQLLDAASAAGANNIGNTQFAIENPSALEAQVIEKAMANADAKAGVIAKAAKRSLGQVITVTQNDDGNNPVVYMENAAMAKSVADAAGGTYVEPGEVRVSTQLSVMYELK; this is translated from the coding sequence ATGAAGGCATGGAGTAAAAAGCTCGGAGCAGTAATGCTGGCAGGAAGTTTGATGATAGGAGGTATGGCTTTGGGTGGAGTGATTCAAGGTCCTGAAAAGGCTTACGCCGCCGAGGATGTCCAGAGAAATGTTGTGAGTGTCATCGGCAAGGGTGAACTCTCGCTCAAGCCGGATGTCGTCTATCTGTCGATTGGGGTTAACGCTACGGCAGCATCAGCGGAAGAAGCACAGAAGATCATTGGAGGCAAGATCAGTAAGATTTCAACATTGCTGAAGACGACTTGGGGCATTGCAGACAAGGATATCCAGAGCACACAATTCATCGTGCAGCCGAACTACACCTATAGTGAAAAAGAGGGTCAGCAGATCAAAGGGTATATTGCCCAGCATTCGCTGAAGGTCACCTATCGTGATCTGAACAAGGTTGGACAGCTGCTCGATGCGGCTTCTGCGGCAGGAGCGAACAACATCGGAAATACCCAATTTGCAATCGAGAATCCTTCCGCTTTAGAGGCGCAGGTGATTGAGAAAGCCATGGCGAATGCGGATGCCAAAGCCGGAGTCATTGCCAAAGCAGCCAAGCGGAGCCTGGGCCAAGTGATTACGGTTACGCAGAACGATGACGGCAATAACCCGGTCGTTTATATGGAGAATGCAGCGATGGCCAAATCCGTGGCAGATGCAGCCGGCGGCACCTACGTTGAACCCGGGGAAGTCAGAGTCTCAACCCAGCTTAGCGTAATGTATGAGCTGAAATAA
- a CDS encoding HPr family phosphocarrier protein: MTKHPVVVRLKTGLHARPAALFVQEANKFSSEIFVEKDDKKVNAKSIMGIMSLAISSGTEIFISADGADADQAVTALTSLVSKEELENQ; encoded by the coding sequence ATGACAAAGCACCCGGTAGTTGTACGGTTGAAGACGGGTCTTCACGCTCGGCCGGCAGCATTGTTCGTGCAGGAAGCTAACAAATTCTCGTCGGAGATATTCGTCGAAAAAGACGATAAAAAAGTGAACGCTAAAAGCATCATGGGTATTATGAGCCTGGCGATCAGTTCCGGCACGGAGATTTTTATCAGCGCGGATGGCGCCGATGCGGATCAAGCTGTAACCGCTTTGACAAGTCTTGTCAGCAAAGAAGAGCTTGAGAACCAGTAA
- the gap gene encoding type I glyceraldehyde-3-phosphate dehydrogenase, producing MSVKVGINGFGRIGRLAFRRIQNVEGIEVVAINDLTDAKMLAHLLKYDTTQGKFQGEVEVHDGFFKVNGKEVKVLANRNPEELPWGDLGVDIVLECTGFFTTKEAAEKHLKGGAKKVVISAPATGDMKTVVYNVNHDVLDGTETVISGASCTTNCLAPMAKVLNDKFGIVEGLMTTIHAYTGDQNTLDAPHAKGDFRRARAAAENIVPNTTGAAKAIGLVIPALKGKLDGAAQRVPVATGSLTELVTVLEKNVTVEELNAAMKAASDPDTYGYTEDEIVSSDIKGMTFGSLFDATQTKVMTVGDKQLVKTVAWYDNEMSYTAQLVRTLEHFAKLAK from the coding sequence ATGAGTGTAAAAGTTGGTATTAACGGTTTTGGACGTATTGGACGCCTTGCATTCCGCCGTATTCAAAATGTAGAAGGTATCGAAGTGGTAGCCATCAACGACTTGACTGATGCTAAGATGCTTGCTCATTTGCTTAAATATGATACAACTCAAGGTAAATTCCAGGGAGAAGTTGAAGTGCATGACGGCTTCTTCAAAGTGAACGGCAAAGAAGTTAAGGTTCTGGCGAACCGCAATCCGGAAGAACTGCCTTGGGGTGACCTCGGCGTTGACATCGTTCTGGAATGCACAGGTTTCTTCACAACTAAAGAAGCAGCTGAGAAGCACCTGAAAGGCGGAGCTAAAAAAGTAGTAATCTCCGCTCCAGCTACCGGCGACATGAAGACCGTTGTATACAACGTTAACCATGACGTACTGGATGGTACTGAAACTGTAATCTCCGGCGCATCTTGCACAACTAACTGCCTGGCTCCAATGGCAAAAGTCCTGAACGACAAGTTCGGAATCGTTGAAGGCTTGATGACTACCATCCACGCTTACACCGGCGACCAGAACACACTGGATGCTCCACACGCTAAAGGCGACTTCAGACGCGCCCGCGCTGCTGCTGAGAACATCGTTCCTAACACTACCGGTGCTGCCAAAGCTATCGGTCTGGTAATTCCTGCACTGAAAGGCAAACTGGACGGCGCAGCACAACGTGTGCCTGTAGCTACTGGTTCCCTGACTGAGCTGGTTACTGTTCTTGAAAAGAACGTAACTGTTGAAGAACTGAACGCAGCGATGAAAGCAGCTTCCGACCCAGACACTTATGGCTACACTGAAGATGAAATCGTATCTTCCGACATCAAGGGTATGACTTTCGGTTCCCTGTTCGATGCTACACAGACTAAGGTTATGACTGTTGGCGACAAACAACTGGTAAAAACTGTTGCTTGGTACGACAATGAAATGTCCTACACTGCACAGCTCGTTCGCACTTTGGAACACTTCGCTAAGCTGGCTAAGTAA
- the tpiA gene encoding triose-phosphate isomerase translates to MSRTPIIAGNWKMFKTVSEAEGFFAEVKGRAEVEGVETVICAPFTNLPALVAAAKGTSIKIGAQNLHFEDNGAYTGEISGVMLKDLGVDYVIIGHSERRAYFGETDEIVNKKMHAAFRHGITPIVCVGEKLEEREADQTKAVCKVQTEGAFAGLSAEQAASVVIAYEPIWAIGTGKSSTSQDANEVIAYIRTLVKDLYDQATAEAVRIQYGGSVKPENVTEYMSQSDIDGALVGGASLQPASFVSLVEGAK, encoded by the coding sequence ATGAGCAGAACACCTATTATCGCCGGTAACTGGAAGATGTTCAAAACAGTTTCCGAAGCGGAAGGCTTTTTCGCTGAAGTCAAAGGCCGGGCCGAAGTGGAAGGCGTAGAGACTGTAATCTGCGCGCCATTTACGAACCTGCCTGCACTGGTTGCAGCGGCAAAGGGGACCAGCATCAAGATCGGTGCACAGAACCTGCACTTCGAAGATAACGGAGCTTACACAGGCGAAATCAGCGGCGTAATGCTGAAGGATCTTGGCGTAGATTATGTTATTATCGGCCACTCCGAACGCCGTGCATACTTTGGTGAAACGGACGAAATCGTGAACAAGAAGATGCATGCGGCATTCCGCCACGGCATTACTCCAATTGTCTGCGTAGGCGAAAAGCTCGAAGAGCGTGAAGCCGACCAGACGAAAGCTGTCTGCAAAGTTCAAACCGAAGGCGCATTTGCCGGCCTTAGCGCTGAGCAGGCTGCAAGTGTAGTCATTGCCTATGAGCCTATCTGGGCTATCGGAACAGGCAAATCCTCCACTTCCCAGGATGCTAACGAAGTTATCGCCTATATCCGTACACTTGTAAAAGACCTGTACGATCAAGCGACGGCTGAAGCGGTTCGTATCCAATACGGCGGCAGTGTGAAGCCGGAGAATGTTACGGAGTACATGAGTCAAAGCGACATCGACGGCGCGCTCGTCGGCGGTGCCAGCCTGCAGCCTGCTTCGTTCGTTTCATTGGTTGAGGGGGCGAAGTAA
- a CDS encoding sugar-binding transcriptional regulator — translation MRNLLEIQKQLLPDLMETLKRRYTILHQIMLSDIIGRRTLAASLDMTERVLRAETDLLKSQGLIEIESVGMRVSDAGRRLLDLLEPIAKSLFGLDDLEEKIRTTYGLNKVIVVPGDCETSPFTKRELGRAGAKALLGVLRSEDTVAVTGGSTLAEMADQLTLPIPLSYKNAWVVPARGGLGESMEIQANTIASTMAKRIGANYRLLHVPDLLSEDAYQSLALDFNIGEIVQIIRRSRIIVHGIGDAMEMTRRRKLDEATIAEIQEEGAVAESFGYYFNEEGQVVHTMLTMGLRLEDIIRTEVVIGIAGGKRKAKAIHAMLRFGQEDILVTDEAAAVEIGKEIDNQNHTVL, via the coding sequence ATGCGTAATTTATTAGAAATCCAAAAGCAGCTTCTGCCTGATCTCATGGAAACCCTTAAGAGACGTTACACGATTCTGCATCAGATCATGCTGTCCGATATTATTGGGCGCAGAACGCTGGCCGCTTCGCTTGATATGACCGAGCGGGTACTGCGCGCCGAGACGGATCTTCTGAAATCGCAAGGGCTCATTGAGATCGAGAGCGTAGGCATGCGCGTAAGCGATGCCGGACGCAGACTGCTTGACCTGCTGGAGCCAATCGCCAAGAGCCTGTTTGGCCTGGATGATCTGGAGGAGAAAATTCGTACAACGTATGGTCTGAACAAAGTTATTGTTGTACCCGGTGATTGCGAAACGTCGCCGTTCACCAAGCGTGAACTGGGACGCGCGGGCGCCAAGGCATTGCTCGGCGTACTGCGTTCCGAAGATACTGTTGCCGTTACCGGGGGTTCAACACTCGCTGAAATGGCAGACCAGCTCACACTACCAATCCCCCTTTCCTATAAGAATGCCTGGGTTGTCCCGGCACGTGGAGGGCTGGGTGAGAGCATGGAAATTCAGGCCAATACGATTGCTTCAACAATGGCCAAGAGGATTGGAGCCAATTACCGCCTCCTCCATGTACCTGATTTACTAAGTGAAGATGCGTACCAGTCATTGGCGCTCGACTTCAACATAGGGGAGATCGTGCAAATCATCCGCAGATCGCGTATTATTGTGCATGGTATTGGAGATGCCATGGAAATGACCCGACGCCGTAAGCTGGATGAGGCAACTATCGCGGAAATCCAGGAAGAAGGAGCGGTTGCCGAATCGTTCGGCTATTATTTTAACGAAGAGGGTCAGGTTGTCCATACCATGCTGACTATGGGGCTCCGCCTGGAAGATATTATCCGCACCGAAGTGGTTATCGGTATTGCTGGCGGCAAACGCAAGGCAAAAGCAATTCATGCGATGCTGCGCTTTGGGCAGGAGGATATCCTCGTTACCGATGAGGCGGCTGCTGTCGAAATCGGCAAGGAAATTGACAATCAGAACCATACGGTCCTATAG
- the whiA gene encoding DNA-binding protein WhiA: MSFAALTKKELTMVESQPCCEKAEMSALIRMNGSVQLSSKKVVLDISTENAAIARRVYSLLKKYYQVHIELLVRKKMRLKKNNVYIVRIPSRVQEILKDLRIVSEGFIFTDGIDPEIIGKNCCKRAYLRGAFMAGGSVNNPEGSSYHLEIASMYEEHCKALVELAGEFHLNARCIERKKGFILYIKEGEKIIEFLSLIGAHQALFKFEDVRIMRDMRNSVNRIVNCETANLNKTISAAVRQIENIKLLQREVGLESLPDKLREVAEIRLAHPDINLKEVGEMLKGTVSKSGVNHRLRKIDELADKVRGG, translated from the coding sequence TTGTCTTTTGCGGCCCTTACCAAAAAAGAGCTGACGATGGTGGAGAGCCAGCCTTGCTGCGAGAAAGCGGAGATGTCCGCGCTGATCCGGATGAACGGTTCCGTGCAGCTTTCAAGCAAAAAGGTAGTTCTCGACATTTCGACGGAGAACGCCGCGATTGCAAGGCGGGTATATTCTTTACTTAAGAAATATTACCAGGTCCATATCGAGCTGCTCGTGCGTAAAAAAATGCGTTTGAAGAAGAATAATGTCTATATCGTCCGAATTCCAAGCCGTGTCCAGGAGATTCTCAAGGACTTGCGGATCGTCTCCGAGGGCTTCATCTTCACCGATGGGATCGATCCGGAGATTATCGGCAAGAACTGCTGCAAGCGCGCTTATCTGCGCGGGGCATTTATGGCTGGAGGTTCGGTCAACAATCCGGAAGGGTCTTCCTACCATCTGGAGATTGCTTCGATGTATGAGGAGCACTGCAAGGCTCTGGTGGAGCTGGCGGGTGAGTTTCATCTGAATGCCCGCTGCATCGAGCGTAAAAAGGGCTTCATTCTGTACATCAAGGAAGGCGAGAAGATTATCGAGTTCCTGAGTCTGATCGGCGCCCATCAAGCGTTGTTCAAGTTCGAGGATGTGCGGATTATGCGCGATATGCGCAATTCCGTTAACCGGATCGTCAACTGCGAAACGGCCAACCTCAACAAGACCATCAGCGCGGCGGTGCGGCAGATCGAGAACATCAAGCTGCTGCAGCGTGAAGTGGGACTGGAAAGCCTGCCGGATAAGCTGCGCGAGGTAGCTGAGATCAGACTGGCACACCCGGATATTAACCTTAAGGAAGTCGGCGAAATGCTGAAGGGTACCGTGAGTAAATCGGGAGTAAACCACCGTCTCCGCAAAATTGACGAGCTGGCGGATAAGGTCCGGGGCGGCTGA
- a CDS encoding phosphoglycerate kinase: MNKKSVRDVEVKGKRVFVRVDFNVPVEDGKITDDTRIRETLPTIKYLIENGAKVILASHMGRPKGQFVDSMRLTVAAVRLSELLGKPVAKADEAIGEAVKAKIAELKDGDVLVLENVRFYPGEEKNDPELAKQFAELADLFVNDAFGAAHRAHASTEGIAHFLPAVSGLLMEKELNVLGKALSNPERPFTAIIGGSKVKDKIDVIDNLLTLADNVLIGGGLSYTFTKAQGYEIGNSLVDNDKIDAALGFIEKAKKLGKNFVLPVDVVVADKFGADANTKVVDVTDIPAGWEGLDIGPKTREIYADIIKNSKLVVWNGPMGVFEIDIFAEGTLAVAKACATTEGYTVIGGGDSAAAAEKFHLADQMDHISTGGGASLEFMEGKALPGVEALNDK, encoded by the coding sequence ATGAACAAAAAAAGTGTCCGTGATGTAGAAGTAAAAGGCAAACGCGTATTCGTGCGTGTCGATTTCAACGTGCCAGTGGAAGACGGAAAGATCACTGATGATACCCGTATCCGCGAAACCCTTCCAACGATTAAATACCTGATTGAGAACGGTGCAAAGGTCATTCTGGCCAGTCACATGGGCCGTCCTAAAGGCCAATTCGTAGATTCCATGCGCCTTACTGTTGCTGCTGTGCGTCTGTCCGAGCTGCTCGGCAAACCGGTGGCTAAGGCTGATGAAGCAATCGGCGAAGCCGTAAAAGCAAAAATCGCTGAACTGAAAGACGGCGATGTGCTTGTGCTTGAGAATGTCCGTTTCTATCCGGGCGAAGAAAAGAACGATCCTGAACTGGCTAAGCAGTTCGCAGAACTGGCTGACCTGTTCGTTAATGATGCATTCGGCGCGGCTCACCGTGCACATGCTTCCACAGAAGGCATCGCTCACTTCCTGCCGGCTGTATCGGGCCTGCTGATGGAGAAAGAACTGAATGTTCTGGGCAAAGCTCTTTCCAATCCGGAACGCCCTTTCACTGCCATCATCGGCGGCTCTAAAGTGAAAGACAAAATTGACGTTATCGACAACCTGCTGACTCTGGCTGACAACGTTCTGATCGGCGGCGGTCTGTCCTACACGTTCACCAAAGCTCAAGGCTACGAAATCGGAAACTCGCTGGTAGACAACGATAAGATTGATGCGGCTCTCGGATTTATCGAGAAGGCCAAAAAACTGGGCAAAAACTTCGTGCTTCCGGTTGACGTTGTTGTAGCTGACAAGTTCGGTGCGGATGCCAACACCAAAGTGGTTGATGTAACGGATATCCCGGCTGGCTGGGAAGGTCTGGACATCGGTCCTAAAACTCGTGAAATTTATGCCGACATCATCAAAAACTCCAAACTGGTGGTTTGGAACGGACCGATGGGCGTATTCGAAATCGATATTTTTGCCGAAGGTACACTCGCTGTAGCCAAGGCTTGCGCGACTACAGAAGGCTACACTGTAATTGGCGGCGGAGATTCCGCAGCAGCAGCAGAGAAATTCCACCTGGCTGACCAAATGGATCATATCTCCACTGGCGGCGGCGCATCACTCGAGTTCATGGAAGGCAAAGCGCTCCCTGGCGTAGAAGCACTGAACGACAAGTAA